The following are encoded in a window of Streptococcus pasteurianus genomic DNA:
- a CDS encoding ABC transporter ATP-binding protein, with protein MSDIYAENISVAYDDKVIINDLSVTIAKQKITTIIGANGCGKSTLLKALTRIHALKAGQVFVDGEAIAHLPTKEIAKKLALLPQMLEATEGISVYELVSYGRFPHQNYLGSLSDTDKEKINWAMEITKVVEFANEKVDSLSGGQRQRVWIAMALAQDTDTIFLDEPTTYLDMNHQLEILELLQKLNQDTQKTIIMVLHDLNLSARFSDELIAMKAGAIKYHSKVQDIMTADILRDIFNIEAHIVQDPIHNRPILLTYQLT; from the coding sequence ATGTCAGATATTTACGCTGAAAACATCTCAGTAGCTTACGATGATAAAGTGATTATCAATGACTTATCTGTCACCATAGCAAAACAAAAAATCACGACAATTATCGGTGCCAATGGTTGTGGTAAATCAACTTTATTAAAAGCTTTAACACGCATTCATGCCCTTAAAGCTGGTCAAGTATTTGTTGACGGAGAAGCAATTGCTCATTTACCAACTAAAGAAATTGCCAAAAAGTTAGCACTACTCCCCCAAATGCTTGAAGCGACTGAAGGGATTTCAGTTTATGAGCTTGTCTCATACGGTCGCTTTCCACATCAAAACTATTTGGGAAGTTTAAGCGACACAGACAAGGAAAAAATCAACTGGGCAATGGAAATAACCAAAGTTGTTGAATTTGCCAATGAAAAAGTTGATTCGCTTTCAGGTGGTCAACGTCAACGTGTTTGGATTGCTATGGCTTTAGCTCAAGACACAGATACTATTTTTTTAGACGAGCCAACAACTTATCTAGATATGAACCACCAGCTGGAAATCTTGGAATTACTCCAAAAACTTAACCAAGATACCCAGAAAACTATTATTATGGTTTTGCACGATTTGAACTTATCAGCACGTTTTTCTGACGAATTGATTGCCATGAAAGCTGGCGCGATTAAATATCACAGTAAGGTTCAAGACATCATGACAGCAGACATTTTACGTGATATTTTTAATATCGAAGCCCATATCGTTCAAGACCCTATCCACAATCGTCCTATTTTGCTGACTTATCAGCTAACATAG
- a CDS encoding putative polysaccharide biosynthesis protein, with protein MSENKTNMTQQQQMVRGAAWLTASNFISRLLGAFYIIPWYAWMGTHGEQANALFGMGYNIYAVFLLISTAGIPVAIAKQVSKYNTLGQEDTSYYLLRKILRLTLVLGLIFAAIMYIGSPILAAWSGGGADLVRVMKSLSWALLLFPSMSVLRGFFQGFNNLKPYAMSQIAEQIIRVIWMLLTAFMIMKIGSGDYVSAVVQSTFAAFIGMIASVLVLLFFLWREGKLQAIFSAGNNDVNIDANAIIIETIKEAIPFIITGAAIQLFQIVDQLSFINTMKLFTSHTTKELQILYAYLSSNPNKVTMILISLATAIGGAGIPLLTENFVNKDKKAAAHLVINSLQMLCMVLFPAMLGAIILAQPLYTLFYGAPNSTALWLFVGALLQVIFLALYSLLAPMLQALFENRKAIRYFGYGLIIKIVLQIPFIYFFHAYGPLLSTAIGLTIPIVLMYKRIYEVTRFNRKALLRGIFLVSILTAMMGVIVAIATVGLHFIVSPTTRVGSVVYIVLVGALGVLVYGFLALVTRLLDKLIGGRAKALRQKLHLER; from the coding sequence ATGTCTGAAAACAAAACAAATATGACACAGCAGCAACAGATGGTGCGCGGGGCGGCATGGTTGACAGCGTCAAACTTTATTAGTCGCCTTTTGGGTGCTTTCTACATTATCCCTTGGTATGCTTGGATGGGGACTCACGGTGAGCAAGCCAATGCACTTTTTGGAATGGGCTATAATATTTACGCCGTTTTCCTACTCATCTCAACCGCGGGAATTCCTGTTGCCATTGCTAAACAGGTTTCGAAGTATAATACGTTAGGTCAAGAAGATACTAGTTATTATTTATTACGTAAAATTTTAAGATTGACCTTGGTATTGGGGCTTATTTTTGCGGCAATTATGTACATTGGCTCACCGATTCTAGCTGCTTGGAGTGGTGGCGGAGCTGATTTGGTTCGTGTTATGAAAAGTTTATCTTGGGCACTCTTGCTTTTCCCGTCAATGAGTGTTCTACGTGGCTTTTTCCAAGGATTTAATAATTTAAAACCTTATGCCATGAGCCAAATTGCAGAGCAAATTATCCGTGTTATTTGGATGCTTTTAACAGCTTTCATGATTATGAAAATTGGCTCTGGTGATTATGTTTCAGCCGTTGTTCAATCAACGTTTGCTGCTTTTATCGGAATGATTGCTAGTGTCCTCGTCCTCCTTTTCTTCCTTTGGCGCGAGGGTAAATTGCAAGCTATTTTCTCTGCAGGAAATAATGATGTTAATATTGATGCCAATGCGATTATCATTGAAACGATAAAAGAAGCTATTCCGTTTATCATTACAGGAGCAGCGATTCAACTCTTCCAGATTGTTGACCAGTTGTCATTTATCAACACAATGAAGTTGTTTACGTCGCATACGACCAAAGAATTGCAAATTTTATATGCTTATTTGTCAAGTAATCCAAATAAAGTAACGATGATTTTGATTTCTTTGGCTACTGCCATCGGTGGAGCTGGTATTCCCCTTTTGACAGAAAACTTTGTTAATAAAGACAAAAAAGCAGCAGCTCATTTGGTCATTAATAGTTTGCAAATGCTGTGTATGGTGCTTTTTCCAGCAATGCTTGGGGCGATTATTTTAGCACAGCCACTCTATACGCTTTTCTACGGTGCGCCAAATAGCACAGCCCTGTGGTTATTTGTAGGTGCCTTGCTGCAAGTGATTTTCTTAGCACTCTATAGCCTTTTAGCACCTATGCTTCAAGCCTTATTTGAAAATCGCAAAGCTATTCGATATTTTGGTTACGGTTTAATTATTAAGATTGTTTTGCAAATTCCGTTTATCTATTTCTTCCACGCTTATGGCCCACTTTTATCCACAGCCATTGGTTTAACAATACCGATTGTTCTGATGTATAAGCGCATTTATGAAGTGACACGCTTTAACCGTAAAGCTTTGTTGCGAGGAATTTTTCTTGTTAGTATTTTAACAGCTATGATGGGTGTTATTGTTGCTATAGCAACCGTTGGACTTCATTTTATTGTTAGCCCAACGACACGTGTTGGTAGTGTTGTTTATATTGTGCTTGTAGGTGCCTTAGGTGTTCTTGTTTACGGCTTCCTTGCCCTAGTAACTCGTTTGCTTGATAAATTAATTGGTGGCAGAGCAAAAGCACTCCGCCAAAAACTACATTTAGAGCGATGA
- a CDS encoding UDP-N-acetylmuramoyl-L-alanyl-D-glutamate--L-lysine ligase, whose protein sequence is MITLEKTLDILKNDHNFREIIFHNHYSLDWKENPSFSQISFDSREADKSTLFFAKGATFKKEYLEQAIENGLTFYVSQVDYELDIPAIIVTDIKKAMSLIAMEFYGHPENDLKIIAFTGTKGKTTAAYFAYNILKQSHRPAMFSTMNTTLDGKTFFKSKLTTPESLDLFKMMATAVQNGMTHLIMEVSSQAYLVERVYGLTFDVGAFLNISPDHIGPIEHPTFEDYFYHKRLLMANSKAVVVNAGMDYFNVVAQQVANTPHDFYGKDSDNTIENGRAFDFDVTGKLAGHYDIQLIGSFNQENAVAAGLACLRLGTSLADIQKGIAQTSVPGRMEVITQTNGAKVFVDYAHNGDSLEKLLSVVEEHQKGDLHLILGATGNKGESRRADFARVINAHPNLHVILTADDPNYEDPQAIAEEIASQVTRPLDIQVDREKAISQAMARTNNETDAVIIAGKGADAYQIVNGERTAYAGDLNIAKSYLN, encoded by the coding sequence ATGATTACACTTGAAAAAACCCTCGACATTCTGAAAAATGACCATAATTTTCGCGAAATTATTTTCCATAATCACTATTCTTTAGATTGGAAAGAAAATCCAAGTTTTTCTCAGATTAGTTTTGATAGTCGCGAAGCAGATAAATCAACACTTTTCTTTGCCAAAGGTGCGACCTTTAAAAAAGAGTATCTTGAGCAAGCAATTGAAAATGGCTTGACTTTCTATGTTAGCCAAGTTGATTATGAGCTTGATATTCCAGCGATTATCGTTACTGATATCAAAAAAGCCATGAGCTTAATCGCCATGGAATTTTATGGTCATCCAGAAAATGATTTGAAAATCATTGCTTTTACGGGAACAAAAGGGAAAACAACCGCTGCTTATTTTGCCTACAATATCTTGAAACAAAGCCACAGACCTGCGATGTTTTCAACCATGAACACAACTTTGGACGGCAAAACTTTCTTTAAATCAAAATTAACAACGCCTGAAAGTCTTGACCTTTTCAAAATGATGGCAACAGCTGTCCAAAATGGCATGACACACCTTATCATGGAGGTTTCTAGTCAAGCTTATCTGGTTGAACGTGTTTATGGATTGACTTTTGATGTCGGAGCGTTTCTCAACATCAGCCCAGACCATATTGGACCGATTGAACATCCAACATTTGAAGATTATTTCTACCACAAACGCCTTTTAATGGCAAATAGCAAAGCTGTTGTTGTCAATGCAGGTATGGATTATTTTAATGTTGTCGCACAACAAGTTGCCAATACTCCTCATGATTTTTACGGCAAGGATTCTGATAATACGATTGAAAATGGCAGAGCTTTTGACTTTGATGTGACTGGCAAACTAGCAGGACATTATGATATTCAGCTCATTGGCTCATTTAACCAAGAAAATGCGGTTGCTGCTGGTCTTGCTTGTCTGCGTTTGGGAACAAGTCTAGCTGATATTCAAAAAGGAATTGCCCAAACAAGTGTCCCTGGTCGCATGGAAGTCATTACGCAAACTAATGGTGCTAAAGTCTTCGTCGATTATGCGCACAATGGTGACAGTCTTGAAAAACTGTTATCTGTCGTTGAAGAACACCAAAAAGGCGACCTTCACCTGATTCTTGGTGCAACTGGTAATAAGGGAGAAAGCCGTCGTGCTGACTTTGCTCGTGTCATCAATGCTCACCCAAATCTTCACGTTATCTTAACAGCTGATGACCCTAATTACGAAGACCCACAAGCTATTGCCGAAGAAATTGCTAGTCAAGTGACACGTCCACTTGACATTCAAGTTGACCGTGAAAAGGCTATTTCACAAGCTATGGCACGCACTAATAATGAAACAGATGCCGTTATTATCGCTGGTAAAGGAGCTGATGCTTATCAAATCGTAAATGGTGAACGCACAGCTTATGCTGGTGATTTGAATATCGCTAAAAGCTACCTTAATTAG
- a CDS encoding ABC transporter substrate-binding protein encodes MKKFFAVLTTFLATFLLVACHNTSSTSDNTELSSMPKITGFSYEGDIPKNPQKVINFAYSYTGYLLELGVNVSSYSLDLEKNSPAFGDQLAEAVQLTSDDTEAIATQKPDLIIAFSTDENLDDLKAIAPVLVIEYGKSDYLEMMTNLGKVFDKEDEAQEWLDNWETKTAEAKEELSQYIDSSTTFTVMDFYDKDIYLYGNNWGRGGELIYDSLGYAAPQKVQDDVFPAGWFGISQEVLGDYIGDYVVLNVSDDTKEAAASLKESDVWNNISAVKNNHVLEVDESLFYFSDPMSLDKQLDAFVSAIEQANS; translated from the coding sequence ATGAAAAAGTTTTTCGCCGTTTTAACGACTTTTCTAGCAACATTTTTACTCGTTGCTTGCCATAATACATCATCAACTTCAGATAATACCGAGTTATCTAGCATGCCTAAAATTACTGGATTTTCTTATGAAGGAGATATTCCTAAAAATCCTCAAAAGGTCATTAATTTTGCCTACTCATACACAGGTTATTTATTAGAACTCGGTGTCAATGTTTCAAGTTATTCACTTGATTTAGAAAAAAATAGCCCTGCTTTTGGTGATCAATTAGCTGAGGCTGTCCAATTAACATCAGATGATACCGAAGCTATTGCTACCCAAAAACCAGACCTTATCATCGCTTTTTCAACAGATGAAAATCTTGATGATTTGAAAGCAATTGCTCCTGTTTTAGTCATTGAATACGGTAAAAGTGATTATTTGGAAATGATGACTAATCTCGGAAAAGTTTTTGATAAAGAAGATGAAGCCCAAGAATGGCTTGATAACTGGGAAACTAAAACTGCTGAAGCTAAAGAAGAACTGAGTCAATACATTGATTCATCAACGACTTTTACGGTTATGGATTTTTACGACAAAGATATCTACCTTTATGGTAATAACTGGGGACGTGGTGGTGAGTTGATTTATGATTCGCTTGGTTATGCTGCACCACAAAAAGTCCAAGATGATGTTTTCCCTGCTGGCTGGTTTGGCATTTCACAAGAAGTTCTTGGAGATTATATCGGAGACTACGTTGTTCTTAATGTTAGTGACGACACTAAAGAAGCGGCAGCTTCCCTAAAAGAAAGCGATGTTTGGAACAATATTTCTGCTGTGAAAAATAATCACGTTTTAGAAGTTGATGAAAGCCTCTTCTACTTCTCAGACCCAATGTCGCTTGATAAACAGCTGGATGCTTTTGTATCAGCAATCGAGCAAGCTAATAGTTAA